In the genome of Nonlabens sp. MB-3u-79, one region contains:
- a CDS encoding efflux RND transporter periplasmic adaptor subunit — translation MKRHIYTIITFSLTLALYSCGEQSNPSNLAEVESTAAIDNRIQITQAQFEQSNMILGVLEEKSFPNIVSVNGMIDVPPENRAVVNATMGGYIKTTSLLVGDVVRKGQVLVTLENPEFIRLQQEYMEVNEQLSYLKSEYDRQVRMKAENITSQKSYLKAESEYKTAVAKHTGLDKQLRMLNILPSSVRAGNISSVVSIYAPISGSITKVNISKGSYLSPATEILEIIDTDHIHLELSVFEKDILKVKKGQEIDFKIPEASSDTYKAEVHLVGTSIEENRTIKVHGHLDNEEKTHFLTGMFIDASIITDSAFAKAVPNQAVVEVDGVFYVLVLDQKEGDTYYFNQEEVEVKSSYNGFTVIENKSSFDSDTKFLTQGAFNLIGD, via the coding sequence ATGAAACGTCATATATATACCATAATAACTTTTAGTCTAACTCTTGCCCTTTACAGTTGTGGCGAGCAAAGTAACCCATCTAACCTAGCAGAAGTCGAAAGCACTGCTGCTATTGATAACCGCATTCAGATCACGCAAGCGCAATTTGAACAAAGCAACATGATCTTAGGAGTCCTAGAAGAAAAATCATTTCCTAATATTGTTTCTGTCAACGGTATGATTGATGTACCTCCAGAAAATAGAGCCGTAGTGAACGCTACTATGGGCGGCTATATTAAAACAACCTCTTTATTAGTAGGAGATGTAGTGCGCAAAGGCCAAGTACTCGTAACCTTAGAAAATCCAGAGTTTATAAGGTTACAGCAAGAGTATATGGAAGTGAATGAACAACTTTCCTATCTCAAATCGGAGTATGATAGACAAGTACGTATGAAGGCTGAAAATATTACTTCTCAAAAAAGCTATTTAAAAGCAGAAAGTGAGTACAAAACTGCCGTAGCAAAGCATACAGGCTTAGATAAACAGCTGAGAATGCTGAATATCTTACCATCGAGTGTGCGTGCTGGAAACATCAGTTCTGTGGTGAGTATTTATGCGCCTATTTCAGGAAGTATTACTAAGGTGAATATTTCAAAAGGGAGTTATCTTTCACCAGCCACTGAAATTTTAGAAATCATCGATACAGACCATATTCACTTAGAGCTTTCTGTCTTTGAGAAGGATATCCTGAAGGTAAAAAAAGGACAAGAAATTGACTTTAAAATTCCTGAAGCATCATCAGATACCTATAAAGCAGAAGTGCATTTAGTAGGTACATCCATTGAAGAAAACAGAACGATTAAAGTACACGGTCATCTAGATAATGAAGAGAAAACCCATTTTTTAACGGGTATGTTTATAGATGCAAGTATTATTACAGATTCCGCTTTCGCGAAAGCGGTACCTAATCAAGCTGTAGTAGAAGTAGATGGCGTGTTTTATGTTTTAGTCTTAGATCAAAAGGAAGGCGACACCTATTATTTCAATCAAGAAGAAGTTGAAGTAAAAAGCAGTTATAATGGTTTTACGGTAATAGAAAATAAGAGTAGCTTTGATTCAGACACAAAGTTCTTGACCCAAGGCGCTTTTAATTTAATAGGAGATTAA
- a CDS encoding VIT family protein — MHEQTIEKHYMNRSGWLRAGVLGANDGILSTASIIIGVAAASSARDPVLLAGVAGLVAGALSMAAGEYVSVSSQTDVEKSDLAREKQELIDTPEEELVELAKIYEGRGLKTETALEVARQLTAHNALEAHARDELGIHEMTEAKPLQAALSSGVAFTVGGFLPVLVAFLAPLKGMEYIQYAFAILFLAVLGIVAARAGGSNPIKAVLRITFWGTLAMGLTALIGHLFQVNLA; from the coding sequence ATGCATGAGCAAACAATAGAAAAGCATTACATGAATCGCAGCGGCTGGCTAAGAGCAGGAGTCTTAGGAGCTAATGATGGTATACTTTCTACCGCTAGTATCATAATAGGTGTTGCAGCAGCTAGTAGTGCACGGGATCCTGTTTTACTGGCAGGAGTTGCAGGTTTAGTGGCGGGTGCCTTATCTATGGCAGCAGGAGAATATGTGTCCGTTAGTTCTCAGACTGATGTAGAAAAATCTGACCTAGCTCGAGAAAAACAAGAACTTATAGATACGCCTGAGGAGGAGCTTGTAGAACTGGCAAAAATCTACGAGGGAAGAGGCTTAAAGACCGAAACAGCACTGGAAGTCGCTCGACAGTTAACAGCCCATAATGCACTAGAAGCGCATGCAAGAGATGAACTTGGGATACATGAAATGACTGAAGCAAAACCCTTGCAGGCAGCACTTTCTTCTGGAGTTGCTTTTACAGTAGGCGGCTTTTTACCTGTACTAGTAGCTTTTCTAGCACCTTTAAAAGGTATGGAATACATACAGTACGCTTTTGCTATTTTATTCCTAGCAGTGCTCGGCATCGTAGCTGCAAGAGCGGGGGGATCTAACCCAATAAAAGCAGTACTTCGGATTACCTTTTGGGGAACGCTTGCTATGGGATTAACGGCACTTATAGGTCATTTGTTCCAAGTAAATCTCGCCTAA
- a CDS encoding M57 family metalloprotease, with translation MKKSLFKVSLLGIASIAIVLTSCEQDQEVTVDQTKSTLELAKEHAEKIGYNPDDIEIRDFYFPNGKTGERIFIEDDIALTEEQFFGLEQIQTLEKQYRTFNLVTGTNRTIDILGYTANNANGLSSKAQTGLTWAVANYNRLSGVSLDLRLTFGTNFEAADMVVYDTSSSNSSSGGVAGFPSNSGVPNKFVQIYNLEGFSTNVNEHVITHEIGHSIGFRHSDYFSRQSCGQSGEAAGTAGAVYIPGTATGWDPSSLMNACFSGSTSGEFNNNDVIALQNMY, from the coding sequence ATGAAAAAATCATTATTCAAAGTCTCTTTACTAGGAATTGCATCCATTGCAATAGTTCTTACCTCTTGTGAGCAAGATCAAGAAGTTACAGTTGACCAGACAAAAAGCACCTTAGAACTTGCTAAAGAACACGCCGAAAAAATCGGTTACAATCCAGACGATATTGAAATTCGCGATTTTTATTTTCCTAACGGAAAAACTGGAGAACGCATCTTTATTGAAGACGATATTGCATTAACAGAAGAGCAATTCTTTGGTTTGGAACAAATTCAAACTTTAGAAAAGCAATACCGCACCTTTAACCTGGTTACTGGAACTAATAGAACTATTGATATCTTAGGATATACCGCAAATAACGCCAACGGATTATCCAGTAAGGCACAAACTGGACTGACATGGGCGGTAGCTAATTACAATAGACTTAGTGGTGTTTCATTAGATCTGAGACTTACTTTTGGAACTAATTTTGAAGCTGCAGATATGGTGGTTTATGATACTTCTAGCAGTAATTCTAGTAGTGGTGGTGTTGCTGGTTTTCCTAGTAACTCTGGAGTGCCAAATAAATTTGTACAAATTTATAATTTAGAAGGTTTTTCCACTAATGTAAATGAGCATGTTATTACTCATGAGATAGGACACTCTATAGGTTTCCGTCACAGTGATTATTTCTCTCGTCAGTCTTGTGGACAAAGTGGAGAAGCTGCCGGTACGGCAGGTGCTGTATATATTCCTGGAACTGCAACTGGATGGGATCCTTCTAGTTTAATGAATGCTTGTTTTTCTGGAAGTACTAGCGGAGAGTTCAATAACAATGACGTTATTGCATTGCAAAACATGTATTAA
- the bshB1 gene encoding bacillithiol biosynthesis deacetylase BshB1, with product MKLDILAVGAHPDDIELSCAGVLLKEQSLGKTTGVLDLTRGELGSRGSAEIRDQEAAAAAKILKLSIRENLAFKDGFIVNDEAHQLEMIKMIRKYRPEIVLCNAIKDRHPDHAKASELTSVGCFLSGLQRIETSLDGELQEPWRPKQVYHYIQWLDIEPDFVVDITGYIDDKMAAVQAYKSQFYQPGDKGPQTPINSKNFLESIKYRSANFGRLIGTEHAEGFTSERPPAIKSVFDLI from the coding sequence ATGAAATTAGACATACTCGCCGTAGGAGCGCATCCAGACGATATAGAATTGAGCTGTGCCGGAGTCTTACTTAAAGAACAATCCTTAGGTAAAACAACTGGAGTGCTAGACTTAACTAGAGGCGAGTTAGGCTCGCGAGGTAGTGCCGAAATAAGAGATCAGGAAGCTGCTGCTGCTGCAAAAATCCTTAAACTTTCTATTAGAGAAAATCTAGCCTTTAAAGATGGTTTTATAGTAAATGACGAGGCCCACCAATTAGAAATGATCAAAATGATCAGAAAGTACCGTCCAGAAATAGTTCTGTGCAACGCTATTAAAGACCGACACCCAGATCATGCAAAGGCATCTGAATTAACTAGTGTCGGCTGTTTTCTATCTGGCCTACAACGTATAGAAACTAGTTTAGACGGGGAACTTCAGGAACCTTGGAGGCCTAAACAAGTATACCATTACATACAGTGGCTGGATATAGAACCTGATTTTGTGGTGGACATTACTGGCTATATAGATGATAAAATGGCTGCTGTACAGGCTTATAAAAGCCAATTCTATCAACCAGGAGATAAAGGCCCTCAAACACCTATCAACTCAAAAAACTTTTTAGAATCTATAAAATACCGCAGTGCTAACTTCGGTAGACTTATAGGAACGGAACATGCTGAGGGCTTTACGAGCGAGCGACCTCCCGCAATAAAGAGTGTTTTTGATTTGATTTAA
- a CDS encoding trans-sulfuration enzyme family protein gives MKENRNPNYVCVHAGQLKDEVYGGATAPIYTSTAYDYRGEGTNLYPRYFNTPNQVALGKKMAALEHTEAGMIFGSGMAAISAVFMAFLKTGDHVIMQRAIYGGTAHFAAAEFENVGIQYTMIEHVDQESLEASLKPNTKMVYIETPSNPLLEVTDMELVSAFAKANSLTTAIDNTFASPINQTPADFGIDIVIHSATKYLGGHSDICAGTVSCSQEHMDRLWKTAKNYGGSLSDQTVWLLERSIKTLALRVKRQSKNAHKLAKFLDQHPDIEKVNYPGLKSHPQHELAKKQMNAYGGMMSFELKKHINYTAFLEELEVIMPALSLAGVESTILAPSTTSHSLLTEQEREEQGISDGLLRFSVGIEETEILIADLENAIGKSRKKN, from the coding sequence TGTACATGCAGGACAGTTAAAAGATGAGGTTTATGGTGGAGCGACGGCTCCTATTTACACATCCACTGCTTATGATTACAGAGGTGAAGGCACCAATTTATATCCGCGATATTTTAATACGCCTAATCAAGTTGCTCTTGGTAAAAAGATGGCAGCTTTAGAACATACAGAAGCTGGAATGATATTCGGTAGTGGAATGGCAGCCATTAGCGCGGTATTTATGGCTTTTCTTAAAACTGGAGATCACGTGATCATGCAACGAGCTATTTACGGTGGTACTGCCCATTTTGCAGCAGCAGAGTTTGAAAATGTAGGTATTCAATACACCATGATCGAGCATGTAGATCAAGAAAGTCTGGAAGCAAGTTTGAAACCCAACACCAAAATGGTGTATATAGAAACTCCCAGCAACCCTTTATTAGAGGTTACGGATATGGAATTGGTTTCCGCTTTCGCGAAAGCGAACTCCTTAACAACCGCTATAGACAATACATTTGCCTCACCTATCAACCAGACTCCTGCCGATTTTGGAATTGATATCGTTATACACAGTGCAACTAAATATTTAGGCGGTCACAGCGATATTTGCGCGGGCACCGTTAGTTGTAGCCAAGAACATATGGATAGACTCTGGAAAACTGCCAAAAATTATGGTGGTAGCTTAAGTGATCAAACGGTATGGCTATTAGAAAGAAGTATTAAGACGCTAGCTTTAAGAGTAAAAAGACAGTCTAAAAATGCTCACAAACTAGCTAAATTCTTAGATCAACATCCAGATATTGAAAAAGTAAATTATCCAGGATTAAAATCGCATCCACAACACGAACTCGCTAAAAAGCAAATGAATGCCTACGGTGGTATGATGTCCTTTGAACTAAAAAAACACATCAATTACACTGCTTTCTTAGAAGAACTAGAAGTGATTATGCCTGCTTTAAGTCTTGCAGGTGTAGAAAGTACTATTCTTGCCCCTAGCACCACTTCACACAGCCTGCTGACTGAACAAGAAAGAGAAGAACAAGGTATTTCTGATGGCCTATTAAGGTTTTCTGTAGGTATTGAAGAAACAGAAATTCTTATCGCTGATTTAGAAAATGCGATCGGAAAAAGTCGTAAAAAAAACTAA